A single Candidatus Poribacteria bacterium DNA region contains:
- a CDS encoding zinc-binding alcohol dehydrogenase — protein sequence MPRELIAVAPRTPVLREYEEPSLNPGEVRIRSIFSAPKHGSELRGYRAETKDHTSPFEWERRMHVGEGGAPKFPSRLGNMTIGEVIEVGEDVTRFQIGDRVFGHLPIRETHTANEDRLEEAPDRMSAEAIVYSDPAGVALSPVRDAKIGLGDRVAVFGLGAIGQMAMQIARLQGARWIAATDPIPIRRELAKRHGADVVIDPIAEDAGLIIKDLTDKVGVDVSLETSGIYGALNDALRATGYMGTIVSSAYYTGDARALSLEGEWHRNRLTMISTRDVSQPLPGHPLWDTPRLHAEAFALLQEGRLSVEGLVYPIVPLNESAEAYRDIDEAPEKSIKLGVVYET from the coding sequence ATGCCCAGAGAACTCATTGCTGTTGCACCACGCACACCTGTACTTCGTGAATATGAGGAGCCATCGCTTAACCCCGGAGAAGTGCGAATACGAAGTATCTTTTCCGCTCCCAAGCACGGATCCGAACTTCGCGGCTATCGTGCCGAAACGAAAGACCATACCTCCCCCTTTGAGTGGGAACGACGGATGCATGTCGGAGAAGGGGGTGCCCCGAAATTCCCGTCACGGTTAGGTAACATGACGATCGGCGAAGTGATCGAAGTCGGTGAAGATGTTACACGTTTTCAAATAGGGGATCGTGTTTTCGGACACCTGCCTATCCGCGAGACACACACCGCTAACGAAGATCGTTTAGAGGAAGCCCCGGATAGGATGTCCGCCGAAGCCATCGTGTATTCGGATCCGGCGGGTGTGGCACTCAGCCCGGTGCGGGATGCCAAAATCGGTCTCGGTGACCGTGTAGCGGTGTTTGGGCTTGGAGCGATCGGGCAGATGGCGATGCAGATTGCACGGCTTCAAGGCGCACGGTGGATTGCTGCAACCGACCCAATCCCCATCCGTCGCGAACTTGCCAAACGGCACGGTGCAGATGTGGTTATCGATCCAATTGCCGAAGATGCTGGACTAATCATCAAAGACCTAACAGACAAAGTCGGCGTCGATGTCTCTCTAGAAACAAGTGGCATTTATGGCGCACTAAACGATGCGTTGCGCGCCACAGGTTACATGGGGACCATCGTGTCCTCGGCGTATTACACAGGAGACGCTCGCGCATTAAGCCTTGAAGGGGAGTGGCATCGAAATCGATTGACGATGATTTCGACCCGTGATGTGAGCCAGCCCCTCCCTGGCCATCCGTTGTGGGACACACCGCGGCTGCATGCGGAAGCATTCGCACTGTTGCAGGAAGGGAGACTTTCGGTAGAAGGTTTAGTTTATCCAATTGTCCCGCTTAATGAGTCGGCAGAAGCCTATCGCGACATTGATGAAGCACCGGAGAAAAGTATCAAGCTGGGTGTGGTTTATGAAACCTAA